The DNA sequence CTTTAAAGGTAGAGCGGAGAGTTTGTTATACGGAGTGAGCGAAGTGATCGACTGGCTGCTAATGCTGCTCGTTATGTACGTTAAGATAGTTGCCATACTTGATCCGTTCGCCGCCGTGCCTGTATTCATAACTCTCACCGAGGGTTTTGAGGAGAGGAAGAAGAGGGAGATTGTGTGGAAGGCTTTCGCAGCTATGAGTATAATGGTTGTGATCTTCGCCGTCTCAGGTATATGGATCCTCAACTTCTTCGGGATTTCCCTGGCCTCGTTAAGGGTTGGTGGTGGTGCTATATTGCTGGTCCTGTCGTTTGACATACTTGGCGAAGCACCAAGATCCAAGAAACTGGATCCTGAGGAGATAGCCGTGATGCCTGTAGCAACCCCTCTGCTTGTGGGTCCCGGGACTATGACCACTATAATACTGCTGGTAACCGAGCACAGCACGATAGATGGTTACCTAGCAGTGATTACAGCGTCACTGTTGGCTGTTGCGACATCAGCTCTGATGCTCAGGTACTCCTCGCTCATAGTGGCTAAGTTAAGCAGGTCTTTCGTCAGAGGGCTGGGCAGATTCATGTCCATAATAATAGCCGCGATGGCCTTCGAGATGATTAAGAACGGCGTTGTTGAGTGGATTCAAATGCTGAGGTGACTGACTATCCACATTAGGGATGACGTTACATTTATCTAGAGTTACTGCACATTCCTCTCAAAGGTATTTTATACCCGCAACGGGGACACCTATACGTGCCTCCCTCCCTAACCAAGCTAAACCCTGTAACGCTGTAGTTATAGCGCTCCACGAGGATCTTCCCGCACTTAGGACATTTAGTGGTCTCCAACTCACGTATTCCCACGTTACCAACGTACACGTACTCAATGCCCTCTTTCCTGGCTCTAGCATAAATATCAAGCAACTTCCTCAGCTGGGTTGCCTCCTCCCTCCACTTATGGGCCGGATAGTATCTGTTTATGTGGAGCGGCACCTCAGGCCCCAGCTTGGAGAGATGGTTATCTATTATCCACTCTGAGCACTCGTCGTAATCGTTCGTGCGCGTCACGACCAGGTACACCATCTCTGCATGCCCGCCTAAGTCAAGGACCCTCCTCGCATTTCTGAAGACCTTCGAGTGATCTATGTTGGGCAACGCCCTCCTCATCCCCGGACATCCCTTTATGTCCACACTCCAGCCGTCAAACCCTACCTCAACTAACTCGTCCAGCGCCTCCGGAGTCTGGTAACCATTAGTCACTATAGATAGGTAAAGCTCTTCAGAACGCGCTATGTCTGCGACGTCGATTAAATACTCGTAGTTAACTGTAGGTTCGTTGAAGCTGGCTGAAAGCCCCTTATCGCCAGATATCCTAGCTAACTTAACTAGATGGGCGGGATCCATCAACGGTACATCACTTCCAGGGTCTCTGAAGCTCAGGAAATGATTCTGGCACCAGGGGCAGTAGAAGTTACATCCGAATGTCGAGAAGGTTAAGGCAGTGCTGTTAGGCCAGTAATGGTAGAGGGGTTTTACCTCTATAGGCCTGCTCTCCGCAGCACTTAGCCTCCCGTAACCCAGTGAGTATAGCCTGCCGCCGATATTCATGTAGTTCCTGCAAAGACCCCTCACACCAGTCCTCAGGCGACATCTCCTCTCACACACCAGACATTCAAGGGAGCCATCTGCCTGAGGCCTGTGGAGTCTAGCCTCATGAATGAGGGCGTTGATCAAGGGTCCTCAGCTCAAGACTTGAGTCGCTTCACCGGTAATTATGCTTTCTCCTGGGTGAGTGATCCGCACTCAATAAGATTCACTTTTATTTAAATACCTCCTCGTTATATACATTGGTGGGACATCGGCTTGATTGACCCGGACGCGGCTGTTAAGGAGGCAGTTCTCGAAGTAGCCAAGTTGATGGCCCTGGCGGCCAGGACAGCGCCCAAAGCTAGAGGCATCAACAACGTGGAGGTCAAAATACTCAACGATAGGAGGGAGTTGGAGGCGCTAGCAACTAAGATGGAGGAGTTAGCCAAAGATTTAGGGGACTTCTTCGCCAGGGACGCTCAGAGCGTGAGGGGTAGTGAGGCGGTGGTTCTGGTGGGCGGTAAGGTCGTTGATGTAGGGGTTAAGAGCCCTAAAGGGTGGAGGCTGGAGTCAAATGTCGTTTGCTCGCTGGTCAACTTAGGCATAGCAATAGGTTCCGCAGTTAAGACTGCGTCACTCCATAACGTGGACAATCGTGTGATGTTCACTATAGGGGTGGCTGCGCAAGAACTCGGTCTGATGGACCCTGGTTACATATTCGGTATACCCTTGTCAGCGTCTCCGAAAAGCCCGTACTTCGACAGAAGATGGCCTCCACCTAAATAATGGTGTTTCGCTTTGAAGCTGTTTTTCAGAGTTTTCATATTGTTCGCTGTCTCTCTTTCAATTTCCTACGTTCTCATGAGCTTCATCAAGCTCCCGAGCGATGGTGTGGGTGGCGAGATAGTGAGGTTCTGGTGTTCTGTGAGGGTTGGCGAGTCTTCGGAGACTTGCTGGGAGAGCATCAACTCGACACGTGGGGTATATGAGCAGGTCGTGTCACTGAGTCTTTTCCTGACGGTGATCGGGCTCACAGTGATCTCTATGAGGCTTAGGTATTTCGCAGCGTTTTTCTCGGCGGCGTTAATGACCTTCATGGCGGTAGTTCCGCCTCAGGAGTTGATAGCTGGCATTGAGTGGAGGCTGATCCTATTTCTTATTGGGAGCATGGTGTTCGCATATATACTTAGGAGGCTTAAGGTTTTCGAATATATTGCCGTCAGATTGCTCTACTTGAGCAAGGGCTCGCCCTACCTCCTCGCTTTATACTTATCCCTCTTCGCGTGGTTTCTGGCGCTGGCGGTGGGCGAGGTAACCAGCATAGTCTACGTGATGATGTTGGTCATGAACGTGAGGAAGATCACGAAGTATGACGTTAGACCCCTAGTGATTCTTTCGGTGTTGGCCACCAACACAGGTAGTATAGCGTTACCTGTAGGCAATCCTATCGGCATATATCTGTCTTTCGAAGCACAGTTAACCGTTAACGAATTCATTTATAAAGCACTGCCTCTCTCACTCCTCTCGCTAATCGTGATGCTGACCTCGTTTGCTCTCCTGACCCGCAAGTACTTGACTCAATTATCGCTCAGGCTGGTTAAGAGCAATGTAGAGTCGATGGTCACTCAGTTTTACGCTAATATAACACGTCGTGAGTTCGCGCTCATTACACACGGAATAATGATGTTGGTCGGCTTCCTCACCGCAATAGCCCTGAATTCCCCGATCTCTTTCCTGATTTCACAGTTGGGTGGTTTCTACGTAGATCCTCATTCTCTACTCTCATTCACCCCATACGTATTCATAGTGCTCTCGGCGGTTAGGGTAAGTCCCGAGGAGCTGGAGGAGTTCGTAGTCAAGGGGGTTGAGTGGCCTTCGATCCTATTCTTCATCACGCTGTTCATGTTGGGGCACTCACTTCTCTGGAGCGGCGCGGCGTCTAAGCTAGCCTACCTAAGCGTCCTGACGTCATTAAGTGGAGGTATAGTCAACTATACACTTCTAAACCTGATTATCCTGACGATGGCTGCTGTACTAAGCTCTGTGCTTGACAACCTCTCAGTAATAGTAGCCATGACCCCCGTGGCTAAGGTCATAGCCAGCTTGAGTGCTTCGAACTCAGTGTTCTGGACTCTACTGTATGGAGGGACTCTTGGAGGCAACTACACTCCGATAGGCTCGACCGCCAATTTAGTGGCTGTCGGAATGAGTGAGAAGTCCGGGATCGAGATTGGGTGGGGTGGGTGGCTTAAGCTGGCTTCCATAGCGACGACCTTGCAGATAATAGTCTCCATACTCTGGTCTTCCCTTCTCCTTAAATAATAGCGTTTAAGGCTTTTGTTTATTGGTGGTGTCGGGTTAGCCGGCCCTGTGCATGTCGATAGGAATGTGTCTTTTGGCCCAGCACCTTCGGAGAATGAGTTGGAACGACTAGTCAGGGAGTACTCGCATGTGGTGGTTCTAACATACCCTCACGAGCTAAGATATGATGTAACGTTATGGAGAGTCCT is a window from the Zestosphaera sp. genome containing:
- a CDS encoding MarC family protein is translated as MSEVIDWLLMLLVMYVKIVAILDPFAAVPVFITLTEGFEERKKREIVWKAFAAMSIMVVIFAVSGIWILNFFGISLASLRVGGGAILLVLSFDILGEAPRSKKLDPEEIAVMPVATPLLVGPGTMTTIILLVTEHSTIDGYLAVITASLLAVATSALMLRYSSLIVAKLSRSFVRGLGRFMSIIIAAMAFEMIKNGVVEWIQMLR
- a CDS encoding SLC13 family permease, producing MKLFFRVFILFAVSLSISYVLMSFIKLPSDGVGGEIVRFWCSVRVGESSETCWESINSTRGVYEQVVSLSLFLTVIGLTVISMRLRYFAAFFSAALMTFMAVVPPQELIAGIEWRLILFLIGSMVFAYILRRLKVFEYIAVRLLYLSKGSPYLLALYLSLFAWFLALAVGEVTSIVYVMMLVMNVRKITKYDVRPLVILSVLATNTGSIALPVGNPIGIYLSFEAQLTVNEFIYKALPLSLLSLIVMLTSFALLTRKYLTQLSLRLVKSNVESMVTQFYANITRREFALITHGIMMLVGFLTAIALNSPISFLISQLGGFYVDPHSLLSFTPYVFIVLSAVRVSPEELEEFVVKGVEWPSILFFITLFMLGHSLLWSGAASKLAYLSVLTSLSGGIVNYTLLNLIILTMAAVLSSVLDNLSVIVAMTPVAKVIASLSASNSVFWTLLYGGTLGGNYTPIGSTANLVAVGMSEKSGIEIGWGGWLKLASIATTLQIIVSILWSSLLLK
- a CDS encoding radical SAM protein, whose protein sequence is MINALIHEARLHRPQADGSLECLVCERRCRLRTGVRGLCRNYMNIGGRLYSLGYGRLSAAESRPIEVKPLYHYWPNSTALTFSTFGCNFYCPWCQNHFLSFRDPGSDVPLMDPAHLVKLARISGDKGLSASFNEPTVNYEYLIDVADIARSEELYLSIVTNGYQTPEALDELVEVGFDGWSVDIKGCPGMRRALPNIDHSKVFRNARRVLDLGGHAEMVYLVVTRTNDYDECSEWIIDNHLSKLGPEVPLHINRYYPAHKWREEATQLRKLLDIYARARKEGIEYVYVGNVGIRELETTKCPKCGKILVERYNYSVTGFSLVREGGTYRCPRCGYKIPLRGMCSNSR
- a CDS encoding DUF2148 domain-containing protein — its product is MIDPDAAVKEAVLEVAKLMALAARTAPKARGINNVEVKILNDRRELEALATKMEELAKDLGDFFARDAQSVRGSEAVVLVGGKVVDVGVKSPKGWRLESNVVCSLVNLGIAIGSAVKTASLHNVDNRVMFTIGVAAQELGLMDPGYIFGIPLSASPKSPYFDRRWPPPK